One part of the Deinococcus sp. NW-56 genome encodes these proteins:
- a CDS encoding EpsG family protein — translation MLLSGGSHFTALSSREFFSVRKTVVALRVANFVPHFRRPKLRALSSIVFFLPVVIYAAYWGARDYGTGSDTPAYVWMFQQYLLGNQQLLATADKGFLAVMGTVGRFTHNPSSLFSTICLIIGATFYFGGVFIIRSHKYLILYVFLLLISPYYLSININILRHGLATSAAFLLMALAIKYRNLFAKLITFYIPALFHQVAGLIALPMIWGTYRAFPLIFWFLAVAGSAFSSLYAPIASQFIPSDYTAYFTAGIDYRTGFRPDFVAFSAIPLLFALVVPYRKMSPETRWVFNAYLLMNGFGHLMNFVSYSDRFLTSSWTLLPLLVTLMVKDVNERAFRKKENKRFFSFVIVVGTLLVNSFFYLRGA, via the coding sequence GTGCTGCTGAGCGGTGGCTCACACTTTACCGCACTCTCTAGTCGTGAGTTTTTCAGTGTTAGGAAGACGGTTGTGGCATTAAGAGTAGCTAATTTTGTGCCCCATTTTAGGCGTCCCAAGCTACGGGCGTTATCAAGCATCGTTTTTTTTCTGCCCGTAGTGATATATGCTGCCTATTGGGGGGCGCGAGATTATGGCACTGGGTCTGACACCCCGGCTTATGTATGGATGTTTCAGCAATATCTGCTGGGCAATCAGCAGCTTTTGGCCACCGCAGACAAGGGTTTTCTGGCAGTAATGGGAACGGTGGGAAGGTTTACTCATAATCCATCGTCACTATTTTCAACAATTTGCCTTATTATAGGAGCAACCTTCTATTTTGGCGGCGTATTTATTATCAGAAGCCATAAATATTTGATTCTGTATGTTTTTCTTCTGCTTATATCGCCATACTATCTTTCTATAAATATAAATATTCTGCGTCATGGGCTCGCCACATCAGCAGCTTTTCTGCTGATGGCCTTAGCAATTAAATACAGAAATCTGTTTGCTAAGCTGATAACATTTTATATACCTGCTCTATTTCACCAAGTAGCGGGTCTCATTGCTCTACCAATGATCTGGGGTACATATAGAGCTTTTCCTCTAATCTTCTGGTTTCTGGCTGTAGCTGGAAGCGCATTCAGTAGCCTGTATGCGCCGATCGCATCGCAGTTTATTCCATCTGATTATACTGCGTACTTCACGGCGGGCATAGACTACCGCACTGGATTCCGGCCCGACTTTGTAGCCTTCAGTGCCATACCACTCCTGTTTGCGTTGGTCGTCCCCTATCGAAAGATGTCGCCCGAAACCCGATGGGTCTTCAACGCATATCTACTGATGAATGGGTTCGGCCATCTGATGAATTTCGTCTCTTACTCTGACCGATTTCTGACATCTTCCTGGACGCTTTTGCCACTGTTGGTGACTTTGATGGTCAAAGATGTCAATGAGAGGGCATTCAGGAAGAAGGAGAACAAGAGGTTTTTCAGCTTCGTGATTGTCGTGGGGACGCTGCTCGTCAACTCGTTTTTCTATCTGCGTGGGGCCTGA
- a CDS encoding glycosyltransferase has translation MAAVDIIVAPNRVCYFDLAVLESLSLGTPVVASLVGGNKYFASMECGVNLYGSLSEAIEVIESSLQNPPQRENVKQAFYAQFSLERFYANHLLLAGELLEWK, from the coding sequence ATGGCAGCGGTTGATATTATCGTCGCACCCAATAGGGTGTGCTACTTTGATCTAGCAGTGTTGGAGTCCCTTTCGCTTGGAACCCCAGTCGTGGCTTCTCTTGTCGGAGGTAACAAATATTTCGCCAGCATGGAATGTGGTGTGAACCTTTATGGGTCTTTATCTGAAGCGATTGAAGTTATTGAATCGAGTCTACAGAATCCTCCACAGAGGGAGAATGTAAAGCAAGCATTTTACGCCCAATTTTCATTAGAAAGATTTTACGCCAACCATTTATTGCTTGCGGGTGAGTTGTTGGAGTGGAAGTGA
- a CDS encoding sugar transferase, whose product MTSSISLAFLRGQVRLLAQRGWRVGVSSDPTTPGQLETFAHQEQAEALPVPMHREISPRDDLKSLMTMYRTLRRFRPAVTNVGTPKAGLLGGLAAVAARVPVRVYTLHGLRLETARGASRQMLLLTERIALACAHRVVCVSPSLRERVHELGLAPVHKTLVLGEGSVNGVRLPSTPDPSVTEQFRQSLGLGTGQPVLGFVGRFTRDKGIPELIEAFGQVRARFPSAVLLLIGDYEAGDPVEPRVREAIETIPGIIRTGFVPDVYPYYPLMTLLILPTHREGFPTVALEAAAFGLPVVTTDATGARDAVQQGVTGWQVPVGDVQALATALSEALADPLEARRRGEAGRRRVEAHFRPEDVQQRWAELYDDLWKWRQLSSQHPEKRLFDVVVAGVGLIVLSMPMLVLALLVRWKLGSPVLFKQVRPGLGGQPFTMYKFRTMTDERDSSGALLPDSVRLTPFGRLLRSTSLDELPELLNVVRGEMSLVGPRPLLMEYLPLYSERQARRHEVRPGVTGWAQVNGRNALSWHEKFEYDVWYVNHRSLVLDVKILLMTLRKVFEREGISAAGEATMPPFQSSTPLND is encoded by the coding sequence GTGACTTCCTCAATCAGCCTGGCTTTCTTGCGAGGACAGGTGCGTCTGCTGGCACAACGCGGCTGGCGCGTCGGGGTCAGCAGTGATCCGACCACACCCGGCCAGTTGGAGACCTTTGCCCACCAGGAACAGGCCGAGGCATTGCCTGTCCCTATGCACCGCGAGATCAGCCCACGTGATGATCTGAAGTCGCTGATGACGATGTACCGCACCCTGCGCCGCTTTCGACCTGCCGTCACCAATGTAGGGACGCCCAAGGCCGGGCTGCTGGGTGGATTGGCCGCCGTGGCAGCCAGGGTCCCCGTGCGGGTGTACACCTTGCACGGCCTGCGATTGGAGACCGCTCGTGGAGCCAGCAGGCAGATGCTACTCCTGACCGAGAGGATCGCACTGGCGTGCGCTCACCGCGTGGTATGCGTGAGCCCCAGCCTGCGGGAACGGGTCCACGAACTGGGGTTGGCCCCAGTCCACAAGACCCTAGTGCTGGGGGAGGGAAGTGTGAACGGTGTGCGCCTTCCATCCACACCTGATCCCAGCGTCACTGAACAATTCCGGCAATCTCTGGGGCTGGGTACCGGGCAGCCCGTGCTCGGCTTCGTGGGCCGTTTTACCCGTGACAAGGGAATTCCTGAGCTAATCGAGGCCTTTGGGCAAGTGCGAGCCCGGTTTCCCTCCGCTGTGCTGCTGCTAATCGGCGATTACGAGGCTGGTGACCCGGTAGAGCCACGAGTGCGCGAGGCCATCGAGACGATACCGGGAATCATCCGGACGGGGTTTGTGCCGGACGTGTATCCCTATTATCCGCTCATGACCCTGCTTATCCTCCCCACCCACCGAGAAGGATTTCCCACGGTCGCGCTGGAAGCAGCGGCCTTTGGACTCCCGGTAGTGACCACGGACGCCACCGGAGCGCGGGATGCTGTGCAGCAGGGCGTGACCGGCTGGCAGGTTCCGGTGGGCGATGTCCAAGCCCTGGCGACAGCTCTGTCCGAGGCGCTGGCTGATCCCCTGGAGGCGCGGCGTCGGGGGGAGGCTGGACGCCGCCGGGTCGAGGCTCACTTCCGTCCGGAGGACGTCCAGCAACGCTGGGCCGAACTGTATGACGACCTGTGGAAGTGGCGTCAACTCTCGTCGCAGCACCCTGAGAAGCGTCTATTCGATGTGGTAGTCGCTGGCGTCGGACTTATTGTCCTGAGTATGCCTATGCTGGTGCTGGCGCTACTCGTGCGTTGGAAACTGGGCAGTCCGGTCCTGTTCAAACAGGTGCGGCCAGGTCTGGGCGGGCAACCCTTCACCATGTACAAGTTCCGTACCATGACAGATGAACGTGACTCCAGTGGAGCTTTGTTGCCCGACAGCGTCCGCTTGACGCCGTTTGGCCGGTTGCTGCGCTCGACCAGTCTCGATGAACTGCCTGAGCTTCTGAATGTCGTACGCGGCGAGATGAGCCTGGTGGGGCCACGGCCCCTGCTGATGGAGTACCTGCCTCTTTACAGCGAGAGGCAGGCTCGCCGACATGAGGTACGTCCCGGCGTCACCGGATGGGCGCAGGTCAATGGGCGCAATGCTCTTTCATGGCACGAAAAGTTCGAATACGATGTCTGGTATGTTAATCACCGATCGCTCGTCCTAGACGTTAAAATATTGCTGATGACCCTGCGCAAGGTCTTCGAACGCGAGGGGATCAGCGCGGCAGGGGAGGCTACGATGCCGCCTTTCCAGAGTTCTACGCCGCTGAACGATTGA
- a CDS encoding glycosyltransferase family A protein produces the protein MPEPLVTVGLPVYNAETYVELALRSVLNQDYRNWELIVLDDGSTDRSLEIVRAVQDSRIRVLADGTNRGLSARLNETVQQARGEFYVRMDADDLMVPHRLSAQIEFLQKHPGCDVVGASAYIINGKGELTGIRSGNPFSESGFLSVLQGGAFIHPTVTGKTAWFRANPYDTTVERCEDIELWLRTADRSNFGQIEEPLLFYREEGNQAAKVEQTSRGYRQVLRRLLQTAPEQYRPVIRRQLQMAQVKIMARRVLHKLGGEQRIVQARSQPLTAEQRRTAEVLLRSAVRDPHPTSVN, from the coding sequence ATGCCTGAGCCTCTTGTGACAGTTGGATTGCCGGTCTACAACGCAGAGACCTATGTTGAACTGGCCCTGCGCTCGGTTCTGAATCAGGACTACCGCAACTGGGAACTGATCGTGCTGGACGATGGCTCGACTGATCGCAGCCTAGAGATCGTGCGGGCGGTACAGGACTCCCGAATCAGGGTGCTGGCCGATGGTACCAACCGTGGCCTTAGCGCTCGCCTGAACGAGACTGTTCAACAGGCACGGGGCGAATTTTATGTCCGCATGGATGCCGACGACCTGATGGTGCCGCATCGTTTGTCGGCTCAGATAGAGTTCTTACAGAAGCATCCTGGGTGTGATGTGGTCGGTGCGTCGGCATATATCATCAATGGAAAGGGAGAGTTGACCGGGATACGCTCAGGGAATCCGTTCTCAGAATCGGGTTTCCTGAGCGTGTTGCAGGGCGGCGCCTTCATCCACCCCACCGTGACGGGCAAGACCGCGTGGTTCCGGGCCAATCCCTATGACACGACGGTCGAGCGATGCGAGGATATCGAGTTGTGGCTCAGGACAGCCGACAGGTCGAATTTCGGTCAGATTGAGGAGCCACTGTTGTTCTACCGTGAGGAAGGGAATCAGGCGGCCAAGGTAGAACAGACCTCGCGGGGATACCGGCAGGTGTTGCGGCGTCTTCTTCAAACGGCTCCAGAGCAGTACCGGCCCGTAATACGGCGTCAACTCCAGATGGCTCAGGTGAAGATCATGGCCCGGCGGGTCCTCCATAAACTCGGAGGCGAGCAGAGGATTGTGCAGGCACGTTCCCAGCCCCTCACCGCAGAGCAGCGCCGCACTGCGGAAGTCCTCCTGCGTTCGGCAGTGCGCGATCCACACCCGACTTCTGTGAACTGA
- a CDS encoding SDR family NAD(P)-dependent oxidoreductase — MLLDLSGQVALVTGSTRGIGWATAQLLAEQGATVVLNGAKDQAGLDRRVEELAAQYGVQGSGILCDARDPDQIRQVYQQIFKTYRRLDILVNNAGILDDALIGMVSDELVTRTYEVNTFGAIHHLQGAARLMQRGGRGSIVNLTSIVGVNGNEGQIVYSSSKAALVGLTRSAAKELAPKGIRVNAIAPGFIDTDMTRSLPTDKFEERMASIKMSRIGTPEDIAKGVLFFVSDLSTYVTGQVLGVDGGMLI; from the coding sequence ATGCTGCTTGACCTGAGTGGCCAGGTGGCCCTAGTAACAGGGTCGACCCGGGGGATCGGCTGGGCTACCGCGCAATTGCTGGCGGAACAAGGCGCAACGGTCGTGCTGAACGGTGCGAAAGATCAGGCTGGCTTAGACCGCCGAGTCGAAGAGCTAGCAGCGCAGTACGGCGTGCAGGGCAGCGGCATTCTTTGCGACGCACGTGATCCGGATCAGATCCGTCAGGTGTACCAGCAGATCTTCAAGACCTACAGACGTCTCGACATTCTGGTGAACAACGCTGGGATCCTCGACGACGCTCTGATCGGCATGGTGTCGGATGAACTCGTGACGCGCACATACGAGGTGAACACCTTCGGCGCGATCCACCATCTCCAGGGGGCCGCGCGCCTCATGCAGCGGGGCGGGCGTGGCTCCATCGTTAACCTGACGTCCATCGTGGGTGTCAATGGCAATGAAGGACAGATTGTCTACTCGTCCTCGAAGGCCGCCCTCGTGGGTTTGACCCGGTCTGCCGCCAAGGAACTAGCTCCGAAAGGCATTCGCGTGAACGCGATCGCGCCCGGCTTCATCGATACAGATATGACCCGGTCCCTGCCAACGGACAAGTTCGAGGAGCGCATGGCGAGTATCAAGATGAGCCGCATTGGCACCCCAGAAGACATTGCGAAGGGCGTGCTGTTCTTCGTATCTGACCTTTCCACCTACGTCACCGGGCAGGTGCTCGGTGTGGACGGTGGCATGTTGATCTGA
- a CDS encoding acyl-protein synthetase, producing the protein MSFEELLTRPQYSLTQVEKEALLLPELRALTEHHQHDSSEYARLLSVLPDRLVSTLADLPFVPVNLFKSHRLSSVSEEEIFKIMTSSGTTGQQVSQVILNRKTAGRQSQALAAIMTHVLGPRRLPMIVVDTPNVVKNRKMFSARGAGVLGMISYGRQHFYALDDDMHLDLEGLKGFLTKHQGQPILIFGFTFMVWKYFYEQLKDAGVDLSQAILIHSGGWKKLVDEAVDNAEFKRAFNAATGIDRIHNFYGMVEQVGSVFMEGDDGFLYPPNFADVIIRDPVTWEEAPHGAVGVIQVLSILPTSYPGHSILTEDLGVVHGVGDPANGWGGKQLQVIGRVPKAELRGCSDTHGAEVQQARAAR; encoded by the coding sequence ATGAGCTTTGAGGAATTGTTGACTAGGCCTCAGTATAGTCTGACCCAGGTAGAGAAAGAAGCTCTTCTGCTTCCTGAACTGAGGGCGCTGACAGAGCATCACCAGCACGATAGTTCGGAGTACGCCCGACTGCTCTCAGTGCTGCCGGATCGGCTGGTGTCCACTCTGGCTGATCTCCCGTTTGTTCCAGTCAATCTGTTCAAGAGCCATCGGTTAAGCAGTGTCTCCGAAGAAGAGATCTTCAAGATCATGACCTCCAGCGGCACGACTGGGCAGCAGGTGAGTCAGGTCATCCTGAATCGCAAGACCGCTGGGCGGCAGTCGCAGGCGCTGGCGGCCATCATGACGCACGTGCTGGGGCCTAGGCGTCTGCCGATGATCGTTGTCGATACCCCCAACGTCGTGAAGAACCGCAAGATGTTCAGCGCACGCGGCGCGGGAGTGCTCGGCATGATCAGTTATGGTCGCCAGCACTTCTACGCACTGGACGATGACATGCACCTTGACCTTGAAGGACTGAAGGGTTTCCTGACGAAGCATCAGGGTCAGCCGATCCTGATTTTCGGCTTCACATTTATGGTCTGGAAGTACTTCTACGAACAGCTCAAGGACGCCGGCGTCGATCTATCGCAGGCCATCCTGATTCATAGTGGCGGCTGGAAAAAACTCGTGGATGAAGCCGTAGACAACGCCGAGTTCAAGCGGGCGTTCAATGCCGCAACGGGGATTGACCGCATCCATAACTTCTACGGCATGGTCGAGCAGGTCGGCAGCGTCTTCATGGAAGGCGACGATGGCTTCCTCTATCCGCCCAATTTCGCAGACGTGATCATCCGTGACCCGGTGACCTGGGAGGAAGCGCCGCACGGCGCCGTAGGCGTGATTCAGGTGCTGAGTATATTGCCGACCAGCTACCCCGGGCATTCCATCCTCACGGAGGATCTAGGGGTCGTGCACGGCGTAGGTGACCCGGCGAACGGCTGGGGTGGCAAGCAGTTGCAGGTGATCGGCCGTGTTCCGAAAGCCGAACTGCGCGGTTGCAGTGACACGCACGGTGCCGAGGTACAGCAGGCGAGGGCGGCGCGATGA
- a CDS encoding acyl carrier protein, which yields MTNEQKLQNAFVEGLGIAAESEFEGLEYRGIEEWDSVAHMQLVSEIETAFDIMLETQDVIDMSSYPVARTIVAKYGITF from the coding sequence ATGACGAACGAACAGAAACTTCAGAACGCTTTTGTCGAGGGCCTTGGGATCGCTGCTGAAAGCGAATTCGAGGGCTTGGAGTACCGAGGTATCGAGGAATGGGATTCCGTGGCGCATATGCAGCTGGTCAGCGAAATTGAGACGGCATTTGACATCATGTTGGAAACGCAGGATGTCATCGATATGAGCAGCTACCCGGTCGCGCGCACGATTGTTGCCAAGTACGGCATCACGTTCTAG
- a CDS encoding glycosyltransferase translates to MKVTLISTQLGMGGAENLVCNLADQFAARGHGVQLISLLGEPVVLPQDTSIRVHNLRIDKRKPVTWFAGLAYFIAAIRAFQPDVVHAHSFHSIMLARLLRPLLRYPKLISTGHHQREGEGFEGLLYRLTDKLSDIMTTISDSTTSAVLQRTGLALHRVITVSNGIDAELFQFSKKSRWELRRINGLHEDDRVLVAIGRLSQEKDFPNLLHALKEVENRGALGHNLFLLIVGTGPQEIRQQLEGLVRELDLRTKVIFLGVRRDIPALLSAADIFVLSSAWEGFGLVVAEAMACERVVVATDSGGVREVIGDAGFLCPPQDSAALGSAIQAALALSEEERQLLGKQARARIVEHYSLDSAAERWLTLYRTL, encoded by the coding sequence GTGAAGGTCACCTTAATTTCTACTCAGCTTGGAATGGGTGGTGCAGAAAATCTAGTTTGCAATCTCGCCGATCAGTTTGCCGCCCGAGGTCATGGAGTCCAATTGATCTCCTTGCTGGGCGAACCCGTGGTGCTTCCCCAAGATACGTCGATTCGGGTACATAATCTCAGAATAGATAAGAGAAAGCCTGTTACTTGGTTTGCTGGGCTTGCTTATTTCATTGCCGCTATACGTGCTTTCCAGCCTGATGTGGTTCACGCTCACTCTTTCCACTCCATTATGTTGGCACGATTGCTCCGACCTCTGCTTCGTTACCCAAAGTTGATTTCAACAGGTCATCATCAGCGGGAGGGAGAAGGGTTCGAAGGCTTATTATACAGGCTGACCGATAAATTGTCAGACATTATGACCACCATAAGTGATTCAACAACATCCGCTGTACTTCAGCGAACCGGATTAGCACTTCATCGCGTCATAACAGTCAGCAATGGAATTGATGCCGAGTTATTTCAATTCTCTAAAAAAAGTCGGTGGGAGCTGCGGAGGATTAATGGCTTGCATGAGGACGATAGAGTTTTGGTCGCCATTGGACGTCTCAGCCAGGAAAAAGACTTTCCTAACCTGCTGCATGCGCTCAAAGAGGTCGAGAACCGCGGTGCCTTGGGCCACAATCTTTTTCTCCTGATAGTTGGTACCGGACCTCAAGAGATACGTCAGCAGCTTGAAGGACTGGTGCGTGAACTTGACCTGCGAACCAAAGTGATATTCCTTGGCGTTCGCCGCGATATTCCAGCGCTACTTTCGGCTGCGGACATCTTCGTTCTATCGTCAGCTTGGGAAGGGTTCGGTCTGGTAGTTGCCGAAGCGATGGCGTGTGAGCGGGTGGTGGTTGCCACGGATTCTGGAGGCGTACGTGAGGTTATCGGCGATGCTGGTTTTCTGTGTCCTCCTCAGGACTCTGCCGCGCTGGGGTCTGCAATTCAGGCCGCGCTGGCTTTGTCCGAAGAGGAACGTCAATTGTTAGGCAAGCAAGCTCGCGCCCGCATTGTCGAGCATTATAGTCTGGACAGTGCTGCTGAGCGGTGGCTCACACTTTACCGCACTCTCTAG
- a CDS encoding acetyltransferase, whose protein sequence is MTELLIVGAGGFGREVLTYAQDMELKVSGFLDENAGALQNFGLPVGVIGTLSEHRFAEGERVIVAVGDPLVRRKLARQVVAQGGQLFTLIHPTAYVARNALVEAGCIICPFAMVGAHSHVGWNTAINTYASVGHDARIGAHTVFSPYSVVNGHVTLGEAVFLGTHASVTPGKTVGLNSKISAGSVVSRTVEVGSLVSGNPAKGRVMFATQLDE, encoded by the coding sequence ATGACTGAGCTATTAATTGTCGGTGCGGGGGGCTTCGGTCGTGAAGTGCTGACCTATGCCCAAGATATGGAACTAAAAGTTTCGGGCTTCCTCGACGAGAACGCTGGGGCTTTGCAAAACTTTGGCCTCCCTGTGGGCGTAATCGGCACATTGTCTGAGCATCGCTTCGCAGAGGGGGAGCGCGTCATTGTCGCTGTCGGCGATCCATTGGTCCGGCGCAAGTTGGCCCGTCAGGTTGTCGCTCAGGGGGGGCAACTGTTCACCTTGATTCATCCCACCGCATATGTTGCCCGGAATGCCCTAGTGGAGGCGGGCTGCATCATCTGCCCTTTCGCCATGGTCGGTGCTCACTCTCATGTCGGTTGGAATACGGCCATCAACACCTATGCCTCGGTAGGTCACGATGCCCGTATCGGTGCACATACGGTCTTCTCGCCATACAGTGTCGTCAACGGCCACGTGACTCTGGGCGAAGCTGTTTTTCTTGGCACCCATGCCAGCGTCACGCCCGGCAAGACTGTGGGATTAAACAGCAAGATCAGTGCCGGATCGGTCGTTTCCCGCACAGTCGAGGTTGGCTCCTTGGTGAGCGGCAACCCGGCCAAAGGCCGGGTCATGTTCGCCACACAGCTCGATGAGTGA
- a CDS encoding AMP-binding protein: MTLLPFQDAFPALMLPGSATITHAELSERTRALASGLKLSRGKGLLFLFARNTVSSILAYLAAIEAGHAIALLDDGLKTEFAAHLVDHYQPDLIYLEGSADWLSGYSLTEDGFWKAEAGVADELHPDLLLLLTTSGSTGSPKFVRLSRENVVSNARAISESLRLTRDERAVTTLPFHYSYGLSVLNSHLISGASVVVTEASVMEQAFWDILKSERVTSIAGVPYTYQMLDRLGFANAELPDLRNLTQAGGKLSEPLTRKFMDLAGEKRLNFFVMYGQTEASPRISCVPPERLAEKFGSAGMALPGGELLIETAQGCTTAPEVTGEIVYRGPNVMMGYAESRTDLALGDVQGEELYTGDLGYLDTEGFLFITGRSKRIAKVFGVRLNLDEVEALFRNLGTVAVLGAADKLHVFHESTDDALLVSTRKQVALDLKIPVQTIVLKSVGQLPTMSSGKIDYRILQSVLDGGSA, from the coding sequence ATGACCTTATTACCATTTCAGGATGCATTCCCGGCGCTGATGCTGCCTGGTAGCGCGACGATCACGCACGCTGAACTGAGTGAGCGCACGCGCGCTCTCGCGTCCGGATTGAAACTGAGCAGGGGCAAAGGCCTCTTGTTCCTGTTTGCGAGGAACACGGTGTCCAGCATTCTGGCCTACCTCGCCGCAATCGAGGCGGGTCATGCGATCGCGCTGCTCGACGATGGGCTCAAGACTGAGTTCGCCGCGCATCTCGTTGACCACTACCAGCCCGATCTGATCTACCTTGAAGGGAGCGCAGATTGGTTGAGTGGTTACTCGCTCACCGAAGACGGATTCTGGAAGGCGGAAGCCGGGGTGGCGGATGAGCTTCATCCTGACCTGTTGCTACTCCTGACCACGTCTGGCAGCACCGGGAGCCCAAAATTCGTACGGCTCAGCCGGGAAAACGTGGTAAGTAATGCGCGCGCCATCAGTGAGTCGTTACGACTGACGCGGGACGAGCGCGCGGTGACTACTTTGCCCTTTCACTACAGTTACGGGCTGTCCGTGCTGAATTCACATCTCATCTCCGGAGCCAGTGTCGTCGTAACCGAGGCGAGCGTCATGGAGCAAGCGTTCTGGGACATTCTGAAAAGCGAGCGGGTCACATCTATCGCCGGAGTGCCGTACACCTATCAGATGCTGGACCGGCTCGGGTTCGCGAACGCTGAACTGCCCGATCTTCGGAATCTGACGCAGGCAGGCGGAAAACTCTCCGAGCCGCTCACTCGCAAGTTCATGGACCTGGCAGGAGAGAAGAGGTTGAATTTCTTCGTGATGTACGGCCAGACGGAAGCGTCCCCCCGAATCAGTTGCGTCCCGCCGGAGCGTCTGGCCGAGAAGTTTGGTTCGGCGGGCATGGCTCTCCCTGGAGGGGAATTGCTGATCGAGACGGCCCAGGGCTGCACGACTGCCCCAGAGGTCACCGGGGAGATCGTCTACCGAGGCCCGAACGTGATGATGGGATACGCCGAGAGCCGGACCGATCTCGCCCTTGGAGACGTGCAGGGAGAAGAGCTGTACACCGGTGACCTTGGTTATCTGGACACTGAAGGTTTCCTGTTCATCACCGGGCGATCCAAGCGCATTGCCAAGGTGTTCGGTGTGAGACTCAATCTCGACGAGGTGGAGGCGCTCTTTCGTAACCTGGGGACAGTGGCGGTCCTCGGCGCAGCCGACAAACTGCATGTATTCCACGAGAGCACCGACGACGCGTTGCTTGTCTCTACGCGCAAACAGGTGGCGCTGGACCTAAAGATTCCCGTTCAGACCATCGTCCTGAAAAGCGTCGGGCAATTGCCCACGATGAGCAGCGGTAAGATTGATTACCGAATCCTTCAGAGCGTGCTGGATGGAGGAAGCGCATGA
- a CDS encoding acyl-CoA reductase, with product MTGSTLDTPQVFLRLPTRGQQTLESVLAELRGAPTLAPYDPIILDFCAAFAQRLSRRSRGVPELQALAFWMRRAELIRLKANFEVLATEQTVLMPRGLVFHVPPANVDTIFIYSWLMSLLAGNRNVIRLSSRETDQMNLILDVLNETLQEESFELMRGNTVMLSYGHDRDITTALSLAADVRVIWGGDRTVATIRQSPLAPHATELTFPDRFSLAAVHAERYLAETDDQHRTVAEHFFNDAFWFDQMGCSSPRLLVWVGEGAAVQQASQTFFAHLQVVTQTKGYQVDTATAINKLTFAMRAALDHPVQRFNRLSNEVAVLPLAQFAEVRGEFCGAGLFYQLQCNALTDLVPHIERRDQTLSYHSFEPEELRQLVVALNGRGLDRLVPFGEALNFNRYWDGHDLLQAFTRRVYLQLENK from the coding sequence ATGACAGGCAGCACCTTGGACACCCCACAGGTTTTCCTTCGGCTGCCCACGCGCGGGCAGCAGACGCTGGAGAGCGTTCTGGCAGAGCTGCGCGGCGCTCCCACGCTGGCCCCTTACGACCCAATCATCCTGGATTTCTGCGCCGCGTTTGCGCAGCGCCTGAGCCGCCGTTCGCGTGGCGTCCCGGAATTGCAGGCCCTGGCCTTCTGGATGCGGCGCGCAGAGTTGATCCGCCTAAAGGCCAACTTTGAGGTCCTCGCCACCGAACAGACCGTCCTGATGCCACGCGGACTCGTATTCCACGTTCCGCCGGCCAACGTGGATACCATCTTCATTTACTCGTGGCTGATGTCGCTTCTGGCCGGAAATCGGAACGTGATTCGTCTATCTAGTCGCGAGACCGACCAGATGAATCTCATTCTGGACGTGTTGAATGAGACGCTTCAGGAAGAATCTTTCGAGCTGATGCGTGGTAACACGGTCATGCTCAGCTACGGTCACGATCGGGACATCACCACCGCGCTGTCCCTCGCCGCTGATGTCCGCGTCATCTGGGGCGGTGATCGGACGGTAGCGACCATTCGCCAGTCGCCTCTCGCGCCGCACGCCACCGAATTGACGTTCCCGGACCGCTTCTCATTGGCTGCCGTTCACGCGGAGCGCTATCTGGCGGAAACGGATGATCAGCACCGCACCGTTGCCGAGCATTTCTTCAACGATGCGTTCTGGTTTGATCAGATGGGCTGCTCCTCACCGCGTCTGCTGGTGTGGGTCGGTGAGGGCGCGGCAGTGCAGCAGGCTTCACAGACGTTCTTCGCTCACTTGCAGGTGGTCACACAGACGAAGGGCTATCAGGTGGATACGGCCACGGCGATTAACAAACTGACGTTTGCGATGCGTGCCGCCCTCGATCACCCGGTCCAGCGTTTCAACCGTCTGAGCAACGAGGTCGCAGTTCTGCCTCTCGCGCAATTTGCGGAAGTGCGCGGCGAGTTCTGCGGAGCGGGCCTATTCTACCAGCTGCAATGTAACGCCTTGACTGACCTAGTGCCGCATATAGAGCGCCGGGATCAGACGCTGAGTTACCACTCCTTCGAGCCTGAAGAATTGCGGCAACTCGTCGTAGCTCTCAATGGGCGCGGTCTCGACCGACTGGTGCCTTTCGGGGAAGCGCTGAATTTCAACCGTTACTGGGATGGACATGATCTCCTGCAGGCGTTCACCCGGCGGGTATATCTGCAATTGGAGAACAAATGA